CAGCTCGGCTGGGACACCGGACGGGCCGAGGCGGAGGTGGCCGCCTACCGGGCGGAGCTGCTGCGCTTCCGCCCGCGCGGACTGAACCTCGCCCCGACGACCGGAGCGAGCGAGAGGAGGACGTCGTGACGATCCCGCACACCTGCTACCTCGGGGTCGACGTCGGCCTCACCGCCACCAAGGTGGCCGCCTTCGACGTCGTCGGCAACGAGCTGGCCGTGGTGCACGCCCGCACGCCACGCACCAGCGTCACCGCCCACCGCCACGACGTGGACATGACCGCCCTCGCCGACACGGTGCTGGCGCTGCTGGCGGAGGTCGGCGGCAAGCTGGCCGCCGAGGGGTACGCCCCGGCGGGCATCGGCGTGGCCGCACACGGCAACGGCATCTACCCGGTCGACGGGTCCCTGCGCCCGATCGGGCCGGCCATTGCCTCGTCCGACAGTCGGGCGCAGCACATCGTGCAGGCGATCCCGCCCGAGGGGGCCCGCCGGCTGGCCCGGGAGACCGGCTCGATCCCGTGGGTCGCCCAGCCCGCCGTCCTGCTGCGCTGGCTGCGGGACACCGAACCGGCGACGTACGCCGCCACCCGGTGGGTGCTCTCCTGCAAGGACTGGGTCACCGCGCAGCTCACCGGCGTGGCCAGCGCGGACTACAGCGACGCCAGCGCGTTCGGCATGGTCGGGCTCGACACGCGGGCGTACACGCCGACGGCGCTCGAACTGGTCGGGCTGCCCGCCGCCGACCTGGACCGGTTCCCACCGCTGCGCAGGTCCGACGAGGTCGTCGCCGGACTGAGCGCGGCGACCGCGGCCCGCACCGGGCTGCCCGAGGGCCTGCCGGTCATCGCCGGGTGCATGGACTGTGTGGCCGCCACCCTGGGCGCCGGGGGACGGGACCTCGGGGACGGGACGATCATCGTCGGCACCTGGGCGATCAACGGAGTGGTGGTGCCCGCGCGCACCCCCGCCCCGGAGGTCACGCTCAGCGCGTTCATGCCCGATCCGGCCACCATGCTGGCCATGGAGGTGGCCCCCACGTCGGCGGCCAACCTCGAATGGCTCGCCTGCGCCGGGGTGCCCCACCGGCAGACCGGCGGCGTCGCCGCGGCGGAACTGCTGCAGGAGGCCGCCGCGGTGCCGCCGGGCGCCGACGGTCTGCTGTTCCTGCCCTTCGTCAACGGCGCGCCCGAGCATCCGTCGGCGTCCGGCACCTTCCTCGGCGTCTCCAGCAACCACCGCCGGGGCCACCTCACCCGGGCGGTCATCGAAGGCGTCGCGCAGTACCACCGGGTGCAGCTCGACCGGGTGCTGGCCAGCGGCGCGGACGTCGGTGACCGACCCTGGCGGCTGGCCGGCGGGGGCGCGCGGTCGACGGTGTGGGCGCAGATCTTCGCCGACGTGCTGGGCCGGCCGGTCCGGCGGCAGCTCACCAGCGAACTCGGCGCCCGGGGGGTCGCCTCCCTGCTTCCCGGCGCCCTCGGCCACGACGTGCCGCCGTGGACCGTCAACGACGAGGACGACCTCTGCGTGCACCCGGGGCCAGACCGCGCCGCCTACCTGGAGCACGCCCAGGTGTTCGACCGCTG
This sequence is a window from Micromonospora sp. NBRC 110009. Protein-coding genes within it:
- a CDS encoding FGGY-family carbohydrate kinase: MTIPHTCYLGVDVGLTATKVAAFDVVGNELAVVHARTPRTSVTAHRHDVDMTALADTVLALLAEVGGKLAAEGYAPAGIGVAAHGNGIYPVDGSLRPIGPAIASSDSRAQHIVQAIPPEGARRLARETGSIPWVAQPAVLLRWLRDTEPATYAATRWVLSCKDWVTAQLTGVASADYSDASAFGMVGLDTRAYTPTALELVGLPAADLDRFPPLRRSDEVVAGLSAATAARTGLPEGLPVIAGCMDCVAATLGAGGRDLGDGTIIVGTWAINGVVVPARTPAPEVTLSAFMPDPATMLAMEVAPTSAANLEWLACAGVPHRQTGGVAAAELLQEAAAVPPGADGLLFLPFVNGAPEHPSASGTFLGVSSNHRRGHLTRAVIEGVAQYHRVQLDRVLASGADVGDRPWRLAGGGARSTVWAQIFADVLGRPVRRQLTSELGARGVASLLPGALGHDVPPWTVNDEDDLCVHPGPDRAAYLEHAQVFDRCLARMSAVWSEVERYRNPGGSC